The nucleotide sequence ACGAAACATCCGCAAAGCTTTTGTGTTGCCCCTGTTTTACGCATTCGTTGAATACAGCTATCGTTGCCCAGCCGTTAACTTACGGAAATCATCCACATGATCGAACGATTGCTTGACTCCGGAAAATCCCTGCTCTTGGCCTTCCATGTCCCCTGTCCAGACTCATCTTATTACTGGTTTCCTGGGAGCTGGTAAGACCAGCGCGATTATTTCACTGCTGGAATCGCGACCTGCAAACGAACGCTGGGCGGTCCTGGTGAACGAATATGGCATGGTTTCACTGGATCACATTCTGCTGAACGATCGCAACTGGAATTCAATGGATCCGGGCGAATCCTCCTCGGACGCCGACGAGGGTCTGACAATCGACGAGATGGCTGGCGGCTGTTTTTGCTGTACACTCAGCGATTCGCTGCCTCAAACGCTCATCCGTTTGATCCGTCGTTCTCAGCCCCACCGGCTGATTATCGAGCCAACCGGATCGGGACATCCGGCCTCAGTCATTGACTTACTGCGTTCCGGTCGCATGGCGACACTGGTTGACCTGCGTTCGACCATTTGCCTGATTGATCCCCGCGATTACGAAAACCCGAGGATTACAAATTCCGAAGTCTTCCGTGATCAAATCCAAATGGCAGATATCGCCGTGATCAACTTCACCGATAAGTGCGCCCCGGACCAGATCCGCCGCTGCCGCGACTTCATCGCGGCTCAGGATCCGCCAAAACTCGTCATTTCTGAAACATCAATGGGGAAACTGGACCCTGCCTGGCTGGATGTCGACGGGACGGTCATTCGAGATCCTTATTTCCAGAACGCCCACAATCGGTCACCAATTTCTCCTCAAATCAAACAACACTCCCACCGCCGGGAACCTGAATCCATTGACGATTCCAATGATTTCGCTTCACGCAAAATCACCGAAGCGAAGCCCGGGCTCGGTACCCCGCTCCATTTCCAAAACAGTGGACTCGGGCAGAATGGCGCAGGATGGATCTTTCACCCGGGGGAAATCTTCCTGCGGGAGGCAATCTGCGAAGTGCTGGAAGGCTTGCAGCCGCTGCTGCGATTGAAGGCGATTTTGCATCTCGACGATGACTGGTGGGCGATTCAGCGCCGAGCGAACGATTTTTCGATGACCCGATCGGCCTATCGTCGGGACAGCCGCATTGAAGTCATTTGCGAATCAGATGCGATTGACTTCCAGAAACTTGACCAGGATCTGCGAAACTGCATTGTGAAGTAACAATGCAGTCGCGGATCCCTGTGCGATTGTCCCACCAGTGGCACCCCCACATGAATGATGCGCTGGAAGCCACCAACGCAGCATCCGAAACCGCAGGTGCACAGCGAATTGCGAGGGCAGACTGCGCCTGCCACACTGGCTGACACAGTTTTCGCAGCGGAACGGATTGGAAATGCTTACGCAGTGGCTGCCCTGAGGGCATGGTCAAGGTCGGCCTTGATATCATCAATGTGTTCCAGGCCAATGCTCAGTCGAATCATTTCCGGCGGAATACCACCTGACTTTTGCTGATCCTCGGTCATTTGCGAATGTGTTGTCGTCGCAGGGTGGATCGCAAGGCTCTTCGCATCCCCAACGTTCGCCAAATGTGAAAACAGATTCAGGGATTCGATGAATCTGCTACCCGCTGCCGCACCGCCCCTGATGCCGAAGACAACCATCGAGCCGCCATGCCCGCCAAGGTAGGTTTTTGCCTTTTCATGATTGCTGTCGCCTGGAAGTCCCGGGTACCGGACCCATTCGACCGATGAATGGTCCTGCAGATACTGAGCGACCGCGAGGGAATTCTGACAATGCCGTTCCATGCGAAGTGGAAGCGTTTCAATCCCCTGAAGAAACATCCACGCGTTGTCCGGGCTGATACATGCCCCCAGATTTCTCAATGGAATGACCCGCATTCGAAGGATGTATGCAAGGGGTGACAAATCACCCAGATCATGAGCCCAGCGGATGCCGTGGTAGCTGCTGTCTGGTTCATTCATCAACGGAAACTTGTCTGACTTCCAGTTAAAGCAGCCGCTGTCGACAACGATGCCTCCAATGCCTGTACCATGGCCGCTCATCCACTTCGTCAGCGAATGAACGACAATATCCGCCCCATATTCGATTGGTCGCTGCAACGCTGGTGTGCTGAATGTGGAATCGACAATCAGAGGAAGTCCATGTTCATGGGCAATTCGGGCGATGGCCTCCAGGTCGCTTACCTCCAGGCCAGGATTGCTGACGGATTCGCAAAACACAGCCTTGGTTTTTTCATTAATCGCCGCGCGGAAATTGTCCGGGTTCGATGGATCAACGAAGCGAGCTTTGATGCCAAATTGCGGCAGGATATCGTTGAACTGCGTGAAGGAACCGCCATACAGGTTATTTGCCGATACAAATTCATCACCGGCCTGCATGATGTTGATCAGACTGTAAAAGATAGCGCTGGTGCCGGATGCCAGGGCCAAAGCGCCAACGCCGCCTTCCAGTTGAGCCACCCGCTGCTCAAGAACATCCTGCGTTGGATTCATGAGTCGCGTATAAATATTCCCCAGTTCCTTCAACGCGAACAGATTAGCCGCGTGCTCTGTATTGTTGAACACATAAGAGCTGGTGCGATAGACCGGTACGGCGCGGGAATTTGTTGTGGGATCAGGAGTGTGTCCTGCATGTAAACAGGCGGTTTCAAACTTCATAGTGGTGAGCTTCTTTAACAGGGTTCGCTGGTTCAATTCTGATCGGACAGAGCCCGGGTCTTCATGTTATCTGAACGGCACTTGTCTGAACGTCTCCGATT is from Planctomycetaceae bacterium and encodes:
- a CDS encoding CobW family GTP-binding protein, encoding MSPVQTHLITGFLGAGKTSAIISLLESRPANERWAVLVNEYGMVSLDHILLNDRNWNSMDPGESSSDADEGLTIDEMAGGCFCCTLSDSLPQTLIRLIRRSQPHRLIIEPTGSGHPASVIDLLRSGRMATLVDLRSTICLIDPRDYENPRITNSEVFRDQIQMADIAVINFTDKCAPDQIRRCRDFIAAQDPPKLVISETSMGKLDPAWLDVDGTVIRDPYFQNAHNRSPISPQIKQHSHRREPESIDDSNDFASRKITEAKPGLGTPLHFQNSGLGQNGAGWIFHPGEIFLREAICEVLEGLQPLLRLKAILHLDDDWWAIQRRANDFSMTRSAYRRDSRIEVICESDAIDFQKLDQDLRNCIVK
- a CDS encoding O-acetylhomoserine aminocarboxypropyltransferase/cysteine synthase family protein translates to MKFETACLHAGHTPDPTTNSRAVPVYRTSSYVFNNTEHAANLFALKELGNIYTRLMNPTQDVLEQRVAQLEGGVGALALASGTSAIFYSLINIMQAGDEFVSANNLYGGSFTQFNDILPQFGIKARFVDPSNPDNFRAAINEKTKAVFCESVSNPGLEVSDLEAIARIAHEHGLPLIVDSTFSTPALQRPIEYGADIVVHSLTKWMSGHGTGIGGIVVDSGCFNWKSDKFPLMNEPDSSYHGIRWAHDLGDLSPLAYILRMRVIPLRNLGACISPDNAWMFLQGIETLPLRMERHCQNSLAVAQYLQDHSSVEWVRYPGLPGDSNHEKAKTYLGGHGGSMVVFGIRGGAAAGSRFIESLNLFSHLANVGDAKSLAIHPATTTHSQMTEDQQKSGGIPPEMIRLSIGLEHIDDIKADLDHALRAATA